One part of the Sphingopyxis sp. TUF1 genome encodes these proteins:
- the nadB gene encoding L-aspartate oxidase, which yields MTDTTSTPHDVIVIGSGAAGLTAAIALAGHCRVLVLAKGELTGGSTAWAQGGIAAVLDAGDTFENHIEDTMVAGAGLNRRETVEFVVENAPASIERLVEMGVPFNKDAEALHLTREGGHSHRRIVHVDDATGWAVQAALLKTAEAHPNITLLPGQACIDLITGRHEERYSGSGRVWGVYALDEASGEVRAHVGRATILASGGAGRVYQFSTAPRGATGDGIAMAWRAGCRVSNMEMMQFHPTCLFNLEVKNFLITEAVRGEGGILKHPETGHRYMPDYDPRAELAPRDVVARANDDQIKRYGLDYVHLDISHQDPDFVAGHFPNIYDKLLGLGIDMTKQPIPVVPAQHYTCGGVLIDLAGRTDLPGLYAAGECTESGLHGANRLASNSLLECFVFGEAAAKDIIARWDQLEPPPAIRAWDESRVTDSDEEVVIKQNWTEIRRFMWNYVGIVRTTKRLERAQHRIQMMTGEVEDYYGHFRVTTDLIELRNLLQCADLIVKSALHRKESRGLHYTLDYPDMLPEAVDTVLVP from the coding sequence ATGACCGACACGACGTCCACCCCCCACGACGTCATCGTCATCGGCTCGGGCGCCGCGGGTCTGACCGCGGCGATCGCGCTCGCCGGGCATTGCCGCGTGCTCGTGCTCGCAAAGGGCGAACTGACGGGCGGATCGACGGCGTGGGCGCAGGGCGGGATCGCCGCGGTGCTCGACGCGGGCGACACGTTCGAAAATCATATCGAGGACACGATGGTCGCGGGTGCAGGTCTCAACCGGCGCGAGACGGTCGAGTTTGTGGTCGAAAATGCGCCCGCCTCGATCGAACGGCTCGTCGAAATGGGCGTTCCGTTCAACAAAGATGCCGAAGCGCTCCATCTGACGCGCGAGGGCGGGCATTCGCACCGCCGCATCGTCCATGTCGACGACGCAACCGGCTGGGCGGTGCAGGCGGCGCTATTGAAGACCGCGGAGGCGCATCCGAACATCACGTTGCTGCCCGGGCAGGCGTGCATCGACCTGATCACCGGCCGACACGAGGAACGCTATTCGGGGTCGGGCCGCGTGTGGGGCGTCTATGCGCTCGACGAGGCGAGCGGCGAGGTCCGCGCGCATGTCGGCCGCGCGACGATTCTCGCGAGCGGCGGCGCGGGGCGCGTCTATCAATTCTCGACCGCGCCGCGCGGCGCGACCGGCGACGGCATCGCGATGGCGTGGCGCGCGGGATGCCGCGTCAGCAACATGGAAATGATGCAGTTCCACCCGACCTGCCTGTTCAATCTCGAGGTCAAGAATTTCCTGATTACCGAGGCGGTGCGCGGCGAGGGGGGGATATTGAAGCATCCCGAAACCGGGCATCGTTATATGCCCGATTACGACCCGCGCGCCGAACTCGCGCCGCGCGACGTGGTGGCGCGCGCCAACGACGACCAGATCAAGCGCTACGGGCTCGACTATGTCCACCTCGACATCAGCCATCAGGACCCCGATTTCGTCGCGGGGCATTTCCCGAACATCTATGACAAGCTGCTCGGCCTCGGCATCGACATGACGAAGCAGCCGATCCCGGTGGTGCCGGCGCAGCATTATACCTGCGGCGGGGTGCTGATCGACCTGGCCGGGCGTACCGACCTGCCGGGGCTGTACGCGGCGGGGGAATGTACCGAAAGCGGACTGCACGGCGCCAATCGCCTCGCGTCGAACAGCCTGCTCGAATGTTTCGTGTTCGGCGAGGCAGCAGCGAAGGACATTATCGCGCGCTGGGACCAGCTTGAACCGCCGCCCGCGATCCGCGCCTGGGACGAAAGCCGCGTCACGGACTCCGACGAGGAGGTGGTCATCAAACAGAACTGGACCGAAATCCGCCGCTTCATGTGGAATTATGTCGGCATCGTACGCACCACCAAGCGCCTCGAGCGCGCGCAGCACCGTATCCAGATGATGACCGGCGAGGTCGAGGATTATTACGGCCACTTCCGCGTCACGACCGACCTCATCGAGCTCAGGAACCTGCTGCAATGCGCCGACCTGATCGTGAAGAGCGCGCTCCACCGCAAGGAAAGCCGCGGGCTGCATTATACGCTCGATTATCCGGATATGCTGCCGGAGGCGGTCGATACGGTGCTGGTCCCCTAA
- a CDS encoding endonuclease domain-containing protein: MGEENADASSPLPQAGGVGGGPVRKFRPRETLNAQRLRREATPPERTLWRAISKRQLEGWKFSRQMPIGPYVADFLCREAKLVIELDGISHDAQQEEDRRRDGYLRAQGYWTLRFSNADVMSDLEGVLMTIVAALNSGPPPAPPACGRGEA, encoded by the coding sequence ATGGGTGAAGAAAACGCCGACGCTTCTTCTCCCCTCCCGCAAGCGGGAGGGGTCGGGGGTGGGCCTGTCCGCAAGTTCCGCCCACGCGAGACGCTCAATGCCCAGCGACTTCGCCGCGAGGCCACGCCGCCCGAGCGAACGCTGTGGCGCGCCATCTCAAAGCGTCAGCTCGAAGGCTGGAAATTCAGTCGCCAGATGCCAATCGGTCCTTACGTGGCTGACTTTTTGTGCCGCGAGGCGAAACTTGTCATTGAACTCGACGGCATTTCACACGACGCCCAGCAAGAGGAAGACCGCCGAAGGGATGGCTATCTGCGCGCCCAAGGCTATTGGACGCTACGTTTTTCCAACGCCGATGTGATGTCCGATCTGGAAGGTGTGTTGATGACGATAGTGGCGGCGCTGAATTCAGGCCCACCCCCAGCCCCTCCCGCCTGCGGGAGGGGAGAGGCATGA
- a CDS encoding ABC transporter ATP-binding protein, whose protein sequence is MTEAAIRIDAVSKLYAGGKQALDNVSFDVPRGEIFGLLGPNGAGKSTLINILAGLVNKTSGHASIWGFDIDADPRNAKYSIGIVPQEIVFDPFFTPFETLENQAGLYGVPKAKRISDELLAAVHLSDKRDAYARTLSGGMKRRLLVAKAMVHSPPIIVLDEPTAGVDIELRQQLWDYVQSLNDRGVTVVLTTHYLEEAEELCDRIAIINHGRLIANKPTRELVDMAREKIVVVTLDADLSTLPAHPAFDKVEREGERGLAIHYNKDRTNAGEVLAAVNAMGHGIVDVSTREADLEDVFLNLTRAANG, encoded by the coding sequence ATGACCGAAGCCGCGATCCGCATCGACGCCGTCTCCAAACTCTATGCCGGCGGCAAGCAGGCGCTCGACAATGTCAGTTTCGACGTGCCGCGGGGCGAGATTTTCGGGCTGCTCGGCCCCAATGGTGCGGGCAAGTCGACGCTGATCAACATTCTGGCAGGCCTCGTCAACAAGACGAGCGGTCATGCGAGTATCTGGGGCTTCGATATCGACGCCGATCCCCGGAACGCCAAATATTCGATCGGCATCGTGCCGCAGGAAATCGTTTTCGATCCCTTTTTCACCCCGTTCGAGACGCTGGAGAATCAGGCGGGGCTCTATGGCGTGCCCAAGGCGAAGCGCATTTCGGACGAGCTGCTTGCCGCGGTGCACCTCTCGGACAAGCGCGACGCCTATGCCCGCACCTTGTCGGGCGGCATGAAAAGGCGCCTGCTCGTGGCGAAGGCGATGGTGCATTCGCCGCCGATCATCGTCCTCGACGAACCCACCGCGGGGGTCGACATCGAACTGCGCCAGCAGCTTTGGGACTATGTGCAGTCGCTGAACGACCGCGGCGTAACCGTGGTGCTGACGACGCATTATCTGGAAGAAGCCGAGGAGCTGTGCGACCGGATTGCGATCATCAACCACGGCCGGCTGATCGCGAACAAGCCGACGCGCGAACTGGTTGACATGGCGCGCGAGAAGATCGTCGTCGTGACGCTAGACGCCGATCTTTCCACGCTGCCCGCGCACCCCGCCTTCGACAAGGTCGAGCGCGAGGGCGAACGGGGGCTCGCGATTCATTACAACAAGGATCGCACCAATGCGGGCGAGGTGCTCGCCGCGGTGAACGCAATGGGGCATGGCATCGTTGACGTTTCGACGCGCGAGGCTGATCTGGAGGATGTGTTCCTCAACCTGACGCGCGCGGCGAATGGGTGA
- a CDS encoding zinc-finger domain-containing protein — MTQPAPAPETIRTPKTRIACDGTGDGLADAALGHPRVWLEIDPDAGFVDCGYCDRRFILIGGVADKA; from the coding sequence ATGACCCAGCCCGCACCCGCCCCCGAAACCATCCGCACGCCCAAGACGCGTATCGCCTGCGACGGCACCGGCGACGGACTCGCCGATGCGGCGCTCGGCCATCCGCGCGTCTGGCTCGAAATCGATCCCGACGCCGGCTTTGTCGACTGCGGCTATTGCGACCGCCGCTTCATCCTGATCGGCGGGGTTGCCGATAAGGCATAG
- the tldD gene encoding metalloprotease TldD, which translates to MTSPTDPRRFLYRADALDPDLAQKLAREALAKADDGELYLQYRATESFGFDDGRLKTADYSTDAGFGLRAVSGEMTGFAHASDISAGAIRRAAETLALLDPASQTPAGPPPRTNRHLYDEANPLDLIPFAKKVDLCQKVDAAARARDPRVVQVSVALAGSWSVVEIVRADGFLATDIRPLVRLNVSIVVEENGRRESGYFGLGGRYMYDHLFEEAQWNRAIDEALSQALVNLRAVDAPAGEFTVLLGPGWPGVLLHEAVGHGLEGDFNRKGTSAFSGRIGERVAAPGVTVVDDGAMESPVGGGRRGSLSIDDEGTPTGETVLIEDGILKGYMQDRLNARLMGVEPTGNGRRESFAHAPMPRMTNTFMRGGNDDPAELLSRVKNGIFAKSFGGGQVDIVSGKFVFSCTEAYKIENGRLGDSIKGATLIGDGPSVLTKVTGIGNDMAIDEGIGVCGKAGQSVPAGVGQPTLLVSGLTVGGTA; encoded by the coding sequence ATGACCAGTCCTACCGACCCCCGCCGCTTCCTCTATCGCGCCGACGCGCTCGACCCCGATCTGGCGCAAAAGCTTGCGCGCGAGGCCTTGGCCAAGGCCGACGATGGCGAGCTTTACCTGCAATATCGCGCGACCGAGAGCTTCGGGTTCGACGACGGACGCCTCAAGACCGCCGATTATTCGACTGACGCGGGTTTCGGCCTGCGCGCCGTGTCGGGCGAGATGACGGGCTTCGCGCACGCCAGTGACATCAGCGCGGGGGCGATCCGCCGCGCCGCCGAGACGCTCGCTTTGCTCGATCCCGCGAGCCAGACCCCCGCGGGCCCGCCGCCGCGCACCAACCGCCATCTTTACGATGAGGCGAACCCGCTCGACCTGATCCCCTTCGCGAAGAAGGTCGATTTGTGCCAGAAGGTCGACGCTGCCGCGCGCGCGCGCGATCCGCGCGTCGTGCAGGTGTCAGTCGCGCTCGCGGGCAGCTGGTCGGTGGTAGAGATCGTCCGCGCCGACGGCTTCCTTGCAACCGATATCCGCCCGCTCGTCCGCCTCAACGTCTCGATCGTGGTCGAGGAGAATGGCCGGCGCGAAAGCGGTTATTTCGGCCTCGGCGGCCGGTACATGTACGATCATCTGTTCGAGGAGGCGCAGTGGAACCGCGCGATCGACGAGGCGCTGAGCCAAGCGCTCGTCAATTTGCGCGCGGTGGACGCGCCCGCTGGCGAGTTCACGGTGCTGCTCGGCCCCGGCTGGCCCGGCGTGCTGCTCCACGAAGCCGTCGGCCACGGCCTCGAAGGCGATTTCAACCGCAAGGGTACCAGCGCCTTTTCGGGCCGTATCGGCGAGCGTGTGGCGGCCCCCGGCGTCACCGTCGTCGATGACGGCGCGATGGAAAGCCCCGTCGGCGGCGGCCGCCGCGGTTCGCTGAGCATCGACGACGAAGGCACCCCGACCGGCGAGACCGTGCTGATCGAGGACGGCATTCTGAAAGGCTATATGCAGGACCGCCTCAACGCGCGGCTGATGGGGGTCGAACCCACCGGCAACGGGCGCCGCGAAAGCTTTGCGCACGCGCCGATGCCGCGAATGACCAACACCTTCATGCGCGGCGGCAATGACGATCCGGCCGAGCTGCTGTCGCGGGTCAAGAACGGCATTTTTGCCAAGAGCTTCGGCGGCGGACAGGTCGACATCGTGTCGGGCAAGTTCGTTTTCAGCTGTACCGAAGCCTACAAGATCGAGAACGGCAGGCTGGGCGACTCGATCAAGGGTGCGACGCTGATCGGCGACGGGCCGAGCGTGCTCACCAAGGTCACCGGCATCGGCAACGACATGGCGATCGACGAGGGCATCGGCGTCTGCGGCAAGGCGGGGCAAAGCGTCCCCGCGGGCGTCGGCCAGCCGACCTTGCTGGTGAGCGGGCTGACCGTGGGCGGGACGGCCTGA
- a CDS encoding DUF924 family protein: MIPPPPADWARQLLAFWFDDHGMDDWYGGDPDFDAEVRALAEDWHRALRSQPAEAFLTDPNTALAAAILFDQVPRNIYRGHADAFATDSQAREIARGIVARGWDQDWPDARRQFAYLPFEHSEDIADQRESLRLMSQLADPIFRDYAQKHFDIIDRFGRFPHRNDALGRKTRPDEEAAIEEGKNW; the protein is encoded by the coding sequence ATGATTCCCCCTCCCCCCGCCGACTGGGCCCGGCAACTGCTCGCCTTCTGGTTCGACGACCATGGCATGGACGATTGGTACGGCGGCGACCCCGATTTCGACGCCGAAGTGCGTGCGCTGGCGGAAGACTGGCACCGCGCGCTCCGCTCCCAGCCTGCTGAAGCCTTCCTGACCGATCCCAACACCGCGCTCGCCGCGGCGATCCTGTTCGACCAGGTGCCGCGCAACATCTATCGCGGCCATGCCGACGCGTTCGCGACCGATTCGCAGGCGCGTGAGATTGCGCGAGGGATCGTCGCAAGGGGCTGGGACCAGGATTGGCCCGACGCCCGGCGTCAATTCGCCTATCTGCCCTTCGAACATAGCGAGGATATTGCCGACCAGCGCGAATCGCTGCGGCTGATGAGCCAGCTCGCGGATCCGATCTTTCGCGATTACGCCCAAAAGCATTTCGACATCATAGACCGCTTCGGCCGATTCCCGCATCGCAACGACGCGCTCGGCCGCAAGACCCGGCCCGACGAGGAAGCAGCAATAGAAGAGGGCAAGAATTGGTGA
- a CDS encoding pyridoxamine 5'-phosphate oxidase family protein translates to MAEFTDTLTDKHIAFIEKQPIFFTATAAEGARINLSPKGYADSFRVLSQSQVAYLDLGGSGNETHAHLAADGRITIMFCAFDRTALILRIYGRGRPVLPQDAEWDALAAHFTLLAGTRQIFVIDVESVQTSCGWGVPMMELQTERETLQKYHRQADPVLWVEKFKKRDGSIDGLPTRPTDRFISGEPA, encoded by the coding sequence ATGGCCGAATTCACCGATACGCTGACCGACAAGCATATCGCCTTTATCGAAAAGCAACCGATCTTCTTCACCGCGACCGCCGCCGAGGGCGCGCGCATCAACCTGTCGCCCAAGGGTTACGCCGACAGCTTCCGCGTGCTTTCGCAGAGCCAGGTCGCCTATCTCGACCTCGGCGGATCGGGTAACGAAACCCACGCGCATCTTGCCGCCGACGGCCGCATCACGATCATGTTCTGCGCCTTCGACCGCACCGCGCTGATCCTGCGCATCTATGGTCGCGGCCGCCCGGTGCTGCCGCAGGACGCCGAGTGGGACGCGCTCGCTGCACATTTCACATTGCTCGCCGGCACGCGGCAGATTTTCGTGATCGACGTCGAAAGCGTACAGACGAGCTGCGGCTGGGGCGTGCCGATGATGGAGTTGCAGACAGAGCGCGAAACGCTGCAAAAATATCACCGTCAGGCCGACCCCGTGCTGTGGGTCGAAAAATTCAAGAAACGCGACGGCAGCATCGACGGCCTGCCGACGCGCCCGACCGACCGATTCATCTCCGGCGAACCCGCCTGA
- a CDS encoding DUF2007 domain-containing protein, with protein MPLVELVRLPNGAEAELLRGRLESAGVHAVCFDAGMNIAESVGLMIPVRIMVLDEDLDEAQALMAEFGAN; from the coding sequence ATGCCGCTGGTCGAGCTGGTGCGCCTGCCCAATGGCGCCGAGGCGGAACTGCTGCGCGGCCGCCTCGAAAGCGCCGGCGTCCACGCCGTCTGCTTCGATGCGGGCATGAACATCGCCGAAAGCGTCGGGCTGATGATCCCGGTGCGCATCATGGTGCTCGACGAGGATCTGGACGAAGCGCAGGCGCTGATGGCGGAGTTTGGCGCCAATTAG
- a CDS encoding endonuclease/exonuclease/phosphatase family protein — protein sequence MIKVASYNMRKGIGLDRRRDPGRVLAVLRELDADIVALQEADRRFGTRASAIPPHMFEEHSDYVPVDLLSGRPYAIGWHGNALLVRRGAEVEESHALHLPTLEPRGAVAATVRIGETRLRVVGMHLDISGLRRRQQARAILHHIAEGERLPTILMGDCNEWRPTGGCLADFGADHRLVDTGHSFHSRRPVAKLDRIFASPDLDPVDAGVHRSALAARASDHLPIWARFRAAG from the coding sequence ATGATCAAGGTCGCGAGTTACAATATGCGCAAGGGCATCGGGCTCGACCGTCGCCGCGATCCCGGCCGCGTGCTTGCAGTGCTGCGCGAACTCGACGCCGACATCGTCGCGCTGCAGGAGGCCGACCGTCGCTTCGGCACGCGCGCGAGCGCGATCCCGCCGCACATGTTCGAGGAGCATAGCGATTATGTGCCCGTCGACCTCTTAAGCGGCCGCCCCTATGCGATCGGCTGGCATGGCAATGCGCTGCTCGTGCGCAGGGGCGCCGAGGTTGAGGAAAGCCACGCGCTCCACCTGCCGACGCTCGAACCCCGCGGCGCAGTCGCCGCAACGGTCCGGATCGGCGAGACGCGGCTTCGCGTCGTCGGCATGCACCTCGACATTTCGGGACTGCGCCGCCGCCAGCAGGCGCGCGCCATCCTGCACCATATAGCCGAAGGCGAGAGATTGCCGACAATCCTGATGGGCGACTGCAACGAATGGCGCCCCACGGGCGGCTGCCTCGCCGACTTCGGCGCCGATCACCGGCTGGTCGATACCGGACACAGCTTTCACAGCCGCCGCCCGGTCGCCAAGCTCGATCGCATCTTCGCGTCGCCCGACCTCGATCCGGTCGATGCCGGAGTCCACCGCAGCGCGCTTGCGGCACGCGCGTCGGATCACCTGCCGATCTGGGCGCGGTTCCGGGCGGCGGGGTAG
- a CDS encoding P-II family nitrogen regulator: protein MKLILAIIKPFKLDEVREALTGLGIAGMTVTEVKGFGRQKGQTEIYRGAEYATNMVPKVKIELVCDDGLAPRVVETLQQSAGTGSIGDGKIFVLDVGQAVRIRTGETGEAAL from the coding sequence ATGAAGCTGATCCTGGCAATCATCAAACCGTTCAAGCTAGACGAGGTGCGCGAAGCCCTCACCGGGCTGGGCATCGCCGGCATGACCGTGACCGAGGTCAAGGGGTTCGGGCGGCAAAAGGGGCAGACCGAAATCTATCGCGGCGCCGAATATGCAACCAACATGGTGCCCAAGGTGAAGATCGAGCTCGTCTGCGACGACGGCCTCGCACCGCGGGTGGTCGAAACGCTGCAGCAAAGCGCCGGCACCGGCTCGATCGGCGATGGCAAGATTTTCGTGCTCGACGTGGGTCAGGCGGTGCGCATTCGCACCGGCGAGACCGGCGAGGCGGCTCTCTAA
- a CDS encoding ammonium transporter — translation MTFANKIAAGAGAVGLSLFAALPAWAQEAAAEAAPAVAEAVPTPDKGDTAWMMTATVLVMAMIVPGLALFYGGLVRAKNMASVLTQIIAVAALAMIMWVMFGYSLAFGGDANQFISAGKTFLAGVTADSTVATFTDGVVIPEFVFIAFQMTFSAITVALVLGGLVERMKFSAIMVFAIIWLTIVYYPIAHMVWYLGGTDEATGLIFGWGALDFAGGTVVHINAGIAALVGCLIIGKRSGYQKDIMAPHSLTMTLIGTGLLWVGWFGFNAGSALEANGSAGLALINTFTATAAGVLFWMLTERALGHKGSLLGACSGAIAGLVAVTPAAGNSGPFGAILLGAVAGIVCCWFVMKMKPKLGFDDSLDVFGIHGLGGIIGSVGTAVTMLAALGGPAGDDYVLGSQLWIQVKSVLVAILWSGIGSAIAFYVAKLVTGGRVTEEVEREGLDLGEHGERAYNM, via the coding sequence ATGACGTTCGCAAACAAGATTGCGGCGGGCGCCGGGGCCGTGGGCCTTTCGCTGTTCGCGGCTTTGCCAGCCTGGGCGCAGGAGGCGGCCGCCGAGGCAGCGCCCGCCGTCGCCGAAGCCGTACCGACGCCCGATAAGGGCGACACCGCCTGGATGATGACTGCGACCGTGCTTGTCATGGCGATGATCGTGCCGGGCCTCGCGCTCTTTTACGGCGGCCTCGTCCGCGCCAAGAATATGGCGTCGGTGCTGACGCAGATCATCGCCGTCGCCGCGCTCGCGATGATCATGTGGGTGATGTTCGGTTACAGCCTCGCCTTTGGCGGCGACGCCAACCAGTTCATCTCCGCGGGCAAGACCTTCCTCGCCGGCGTGACCGCCGATTCGACCGTCGCGACCTTCACCGACGGCGTCGTGATCCCCGAATTCGTGTTCATCGCCTTCCAGATGACCTTTTCGGCCATCACCGTCGCGCTCGTGCTCGGCGGCTTGGTAGAGCGCATGAAATTTTCGGCGATCATGGTGTTCGCGATCATCTGGCTGACCATCGTCTATTACCCGATCGCGCACATGGTCTGGTATCTGGGCGGCACCGATGAGGCGACCGGGCTGATCTTCGGCTGGGGCGCGCTCGACTTTGCGGGCGGGACCGTTGTCCACATCAACGCGGGTATCGCGGCGCTCGTCGGCTGCCTGATCATCGGCAAGCGTTCGGGGTATCAGAAGGACATCATGGCGCCGCACTCGCTGACCATGACGTTGATCGGCACCGGCCTGCTGTGGGTGGGCTGGTTCGGCTTCAACGCCGGTTCGGCGCTCGAAGCCAATGGTTCGGCGGGCCTTGCCCTCATCAACACCTTCACCGCCACCGCCGCCGGCGTGCTTTTCTGGATGCTCACCGAACGTGCGCTCGGCCACAAGGGGTCGCTGCTCGGCGCCTGTTCGGGTGCGATCGCCGGCCTCGTCGCCGTGACCCCGGCCGCGGGCAATTCGGGTCCGTTCGGCGCGATCCTGCTCGGCGCGGTCGCGGGGATCGTCTGCTGCTGGTTCGTGATGAAGATGAAACCGAAGCTCGGTTTCGACGACTCGCTCGACGTCTTCGGCATCCACGGCCTCGGCGGCATCATCGGCTCGGTCGGCACCGCGGTGACGATGCTCGCCGCGCTCGGCGGCCCGGCGGGCGACGACTATGTTCTTGGCAGCCAGCTCTGGATCCAGGTCAAGTCGGTCCTCGTCGCGATCCTCTGGTCCGGCATCGGCTCGGCGATCGCCTTCTATGTCGCGAAGCTGGTCACCGGCGGGCGCGTTACCGAAGAGGTGGAGCGCGAAGGCCTCGACCTCGGCGAACATGGGGAGCGCGCCTACAATATGTAA